In one window of Pseudomonas benzenivorans DNA:
- a CDS encoding hybrid sensor histidine kinase/response regulator — translation MNTPSPSLRDASLQALFSRRNALAWAVLAIALLANLASWLYLQQREHLAALRQFDQLASEVSEAIGKRMKDHEQILLGAAGLFDASQQVDRREWRTYYQRLALAAHYPGIQGVGYAQMLQPEEVAQYETAIRAEGFLNFRLHPPGERPLYSSIRFLEPLSGRNLAAFGYDMLSESTRRDAMLLAARSGKTRITARVTLLQETHGKVQAGLLMYVPVYRPGLPLDSPEQRLAALRGIVYSPYRMDDLMAGILGHQAPQLDFSIYDGAEPQTEALLFSTREGDARRAPEFGKQLQLELYGQRWTLTFASLPAFEDSYHNAGPLMLLGLGVSLLLFVLASLLTLRREQAEALARKMTEQIRQNAEALRQSEERQRLVLKGSNDGWWDIDLQAGSLFASARAWEMLGYPPDERPQPAQHWLKLMLPADLDALQDGLRQAVDAGDEWFSREASMQHRSGHQVPVLLRGYLQSDAQGRLQRLSGTMLDLSERKRIERLKSEFVSTVSHELRTPLTSISGALGLVNGGAIGKVPAPMAQMLQIAQQNCQRLSLLINDLLDMEKLEAGRMTFDLQNQPLKPLIEEALTANQAYAEQHGVSFSLDQLGDIWVRADAARLQQVLANFLSNAIKFSPRGSGVHLHSELRGNRVRVSVSDRGPGIPEAFRPRIFQKFAQADGSDRRTQAGTGLGLAISKELIERMDGSVGFHSVPGEGTTFWFELPLLEMQQATPDQHTTAPRLLVVEDEPSIVHLLQAMLGHAGYRVDSVFSEAQALSRLAEQRYTAMTLDLRLSDGHGLALIREVRANPATRTLPILVISAYCDEGRKLLDDRSAIAWLDKPFSNAQLLDTLERCLRDASSPHKTAANDHDTAH, via the coding sequence ATGAACACCCCCTCCCCTAGTCTGCGCGACGCCAGCCTGCAGGCCCTCTTCAGCCGGCGCAACGCCCTGGCCTGGGCGGTCCTGGCCATCGCCCTGCTGGCCAACCTGGCCAGCTGGCTGTACCTGCAGCAACGCGAGCACCTCGCCGCCCTGCGTCAGTTCGACCAGTTGGCGAGCGAGGTCAGCGAGGCGATCGGCAAGCGCATGAAGGATCACGAGCAGATCCTCCTGGGCGCCGCCGGTCTGTTCGACGCCAGCCAGCAGGTCGACCGCCGCGAGTGGCGCACCTACTACCAGCGCCTGGCGCTGGCCGCCCACTACCCCGGCATCCAGGGCGTCGGCTACGCCCAGATGCTGCAACCCGAAGAGGTGGCGCAGTACGAGACCGCGATACGCGCCGAAGGCTTCCTCAACTTCCGCCTGCACCCGCCCGGTGAGCGGCCGCTGTACAGCTCGATCCGCTTTCTCGAACCCCTGAGCGGTCGCAACCTGGCCGCCTTCGGCTACGACATGCTGTCCGAATCGACCCGCCGTGACGCCATGCTGCTCGCCGCGCGCAGCGGCAAGACGCGCATCACCGCCCGGGTCACCCTGCTGCAGGAGACCCACGGCAAGGTCCAGGCCGGGCTGCTGATGTACGTGCCGGTGTATCGCCCGGGCCTGCCCCTGGATAGCCCCGAGCAACGCCTGGCGGCCCTGCGCGGCATTGTCTACAGCCCCTATCGGATGGACGACCTGATGGCCGGCATCCTCGGCCACCAGGCCCCGCAGCTGGACTTCAGCATCTACGACGGCGCCGAGCCACAGACCGAGGCCCTGCTGTTCAGCACCCGGGAGGGCGACGCTCGACGCGCCCCCGAGTTCGGCAAACAACTGCAGCTCGAACTCTACGGCCAGCGCTGGACCCTGACCTTCGCCAGCCTGCCGGCCTTCGAGGACAGCTACCACAACGCCGGCCCCCTGATGCTGCTGGGCCTCGGCGTCAGCCTGTTGCTGTTCGTGCTGGCCTCGCTGCTGACCCTGCGTCGGGAGCAGGCCGAGGCCCTGGCGCGCAAGATGACCGAGCAGATCCGCCAGAACGCCGAGGCCCTGCGCCAGAGCGAGGAGCGCCAGCGCCTGGTGCTCAAGGGCAGCAATGACGGCTGGTGGGACATCGACCTGCAGGCCGGCAGCCTGTTCGCCTCGGCCCGCGCCTGGGAGATGCTCGGCTACCCGCCCGACGAGCGCCCGCAGCCCGCCCAGCACTGGCTGAAACTGATGCTGCCCGCCGACCTCGACGCCCTGCAGGACGGCCTGCGCCAGGCGGTGGATGCCGGCGACGAGTGGTTCAGCCGCGAAGCGAGCATGCAGCACCGCAGCGGACACCAGGTGCCGGTGCTGCTGCGCGGCTATCTCCAGAGCGATGCCCAGGGCCGGCTGCAGCGCCTGAGCGGCACCATGCTCGACCTGAGCGAACGCAAACGCATCGAACGCCTGAAGAGCGAGTTCGTCTCCACCGTCAGCCATGAACTGCGCACCCCGCTGACCTCCATCTCCGGCGCCCTGGGCCTGGTCAATGGCGGCGCCATCGGCAAGGTGCCGGCGCCGATGGCGCAGATGCTGCAAATCGCCCAGCAGAACTGCCAGCGCCTCAGCCTGCTGATCAACGACCTGCTGGACATGGAGAAGCTGGAGGCCGGCAGGATGACCTTCGACCTGCAGAACCAGCCGCTGAAACCGCTGATCGAGGAGGCCCTGACCGCGAACCAGGCCTACGCCGAGCAGCACGGCGTGTCCTTCAGCCTCGATCAGCTCGGCGACATCTGGGTGCGAGCCGATGCCGCACGCCTGCAGCAGGTACTCGCCAACTTCCTCTCCAACGCCATCAAGTTTTCCCCGCGCGGCTCCGGCGTGCACCTGCACAGCGAGCTGCGCGGCAACCGGGTACGGGTCAGCGTCAGCGATCGCGGCCCCGGCATCCCCGAGGCGTTCCGCCCGCGCATCTTCCAGAAGTTCGCCCAGGCCGACGGCTCGGACCGCCGCACCCAGGCCGGCACCGGCCTGGGCCTGGCGATCAGCAAGGAGCTGATCGAGCGCATGGACGGCAGCGTCGGCTTCCATTCGGTGCCCGGCGAAGGCACGACCTTCTGGTTCGAGCTGCCCCTGCTCGAGATGCAGCAGGCGACGCCTGATCAGCACACGACCGCGCCGCGTCTGCTGGTGGTGGAGGACGAGCCGAGCATCGTCCACCTGTTGCAGGCGATGCTCGGCCATGCCGGTTACCGGGTCGACAGCGTCTTCAGCGAGGCTCAGGCCCTGTCGCGTCTGGCCGAGCAGCGCTACACCGCCATGACCCTCGACCTGCGCCTGAGCGACGGCCACGGCCTGGCCCTGATCCGCGAGGTGCGCGCCAACCCGGCCACCCGCACGCTGCCGATCCTGGTGATCTCGGCCTATTGCGACGAGGGTCGCAAGCTGCTCGACGACCGCAGCGCCATCGCCTGGCTGGACAAGCCGTTCAGCAACGCGCAGCTACTGGACACCCTGGAGCGCTGCCTGCGCGACGCGTCCAGCCCGCACAAGACCGCGGCCAACGACCATGACACCGCGCACTGA
- a CDS encoding ATP-binding protein: MTGLARQSAKSRRRRTLNWALSLGLLLLLGLGVELLLQQYALRQFETAQQRLTARAGEVRAVLLSELNATLHLATGLASYIGARQGQVHSPEFQPWLDGLLRQGRHIRNIGLAPDNRISFVYPLAGNERALGLYYPDQPQQWPAVQRVIASREPGLDGPLQLVQGGNGLIYRVPVFLGNDSYWGLISTVIDFDRLYARIEQVARQLDLAIRLERLDEAGAASLIKGHDPSGAPTVALQVRLAGAHWRLEAREAQTQPSSLLWLRVLGWGLALAVSALIGLTLHGQHRQASLLLALNQSQRQFRRAFEQAPQGLALLDAEGRLLSVNRTLCRLLQREPGSLVGHRLAQFGGAELEVGLNGLLAEGGEGQARGRQLCLFDAQGEPIDIELSAAALDDDAPEQPRWILHLQDIRESKRLLRLQNEFVSTVSHELRTPLTAIRGPLELLNAGALGEVPAAMRQMLQIAGDNSQRLALLINDLLDIGKLEAGRMLFDCRPHALQPLIEQALQANQAYAADYGVRLRQIGACPDWVRVDERRLQQVLSNLLANAAKFSPQGTDVELFTERRGQWLRLHVRDRGPGIAAAFRPRIFQKFAQADASDSRQQSGTGLGLAISKELVEQMGGQIGFDSVEGQGAIFWLELPRLDATEGQPS, encoded by the coding sequence ATGACCGGCCTGGCACGCCAGAGCGCCAAGTCGCGACGACGGCGCACGCTGAACTGGGCGCTCAGCCTCGGCCTGCTGCTGCTGCTCGGCCTGGGCGTGGAACTGCTGCTGCAGCAATATGCCCTGCGTCAGTTCGAAACCGCCCAGCAGCGCCTCACCGCTCGCGCCGGCGAGGTGCGCGCGGTGCTGCTCAGCGAGCTCAACGCCACCCTGCACCTGGCCACCGGCCTGGCCTCCTATATCGGCGCGCGCCAGGGCCAGGTGCACTCGCCCGAGTTTCAGCCCTGGCTCGATGGCCTGCTGCGCCAGGGCCGGCATATCCGCAATATCGGTCTGGCACCGGACAACCGCATCAGTTTCGTCTACCCCCTGGCCGGCAACGAGCGCGCGCTGGGCCTCTACTACCCCGACCAGCCCCAGCAGTGGCCGGCGGTACAGCGCGTCATCGCCAGCCGCGAACCGGGACTGGACGGCCCGTTGCAGCTGGTCCAGGGAGGCAACGGACTGATCTACCGGGTGCCGGTGTTCCTCGGTAACGACAGCTATTGGGGGCTGATCAGCACGGTGATCGACTTCGACCGCCTCTATGCGCGGATCGAGCAGGTGGCGCGCCAGCTCGACCTGGCGATCCGCCTCGAACGCCTCGACGAAGCCGGGGCGGCCAGCCTGATCAAGGGCCATGACCCGTCCGGCGCCCCTACCGTGGCCCTGCAGGTACGCCTGGCCGGCGCCCACTGGCGGCTCGAAGCCCGCGAGGCCCAGACCCAGCCCTCGAGTCTGCTCTGGCTGCGCGTGCTCGGCTGGGGCCTGGCCCTGGCAGTGAGCGCGCTGATCGGCCTGACCCTGCACGGCCAGCACCGCCAGGCCAGCCTGCTGCTGGCCCTCAACCAGAGCCAGCGGCAGTTCCGCCGGGCCTTCGAGCAGGCCCCCCAGGGCCTGGCCCTGCTCGACGCAGAGGGTCGCCTGCTGTCCGTCAACCGCACCCTGTGCCGCCTGCTGCAACGCGAGCCGGGCAGCCTGGTCGGCCACCGTCTCGCCCAGTTCGGCGGCGCCGAGCTGGAGGTCGGGCTCAACGGGCTGCTCGCCGAGGGGGGCGAAGGACAGGCGCGCGGCCGCCAGCTGTGCCTGTTCGACGCCCAGGGCGAGCCCATCGACATCGAACTCAGCGCCGCCGCCCTGGACGACGATGCCCCCGAGCAACCCAGGTGGATCCTCCATCTGCAGGACATTCGCGAGAGCAAGCGCCTGCTGCGCCTGCAGAACGAATTCGTGTCCACCGTCAGCCATGAGCTGCGCACCCCGCTCACCGCCATTCGCGGCCCGCTGGAGCTGCTCAATGCCGGGGCCCTCGGCGAAGTCCCCGCCGCCATGCGGCAGATGCTGCAGATTGCCGGCGACAACAGCCAGCGCCTGGCCCTGCTGATCAACGACCTGCTGGACATCGGCAAGCTCGAAGCCGGGCGCATGCTCTTCGACTGCCGGCCCCACGCCCTGCAGCCGCTGATCGAACAGGCGCTGCAGGCCAACCAGGCCTATGCCGCCGACTACGGGGTGCGGCTCAGACAGATCGGCGCCTGCCCGGACTGGGTGCGGGTCGACGAACGCCGCCTGCAACAGGTGCTGAGCAACCTGCTGGCCAACGCCGCCAAGTTTTCCCCGCAGGGGACGGACGTGGAACTCTTCACCGAGCGCCGCGGGCAGTGGCTACGCCTGCACGTGCGCGACCGCGGCCCGGGCATCGCGGCCGCCTTCCGCCCGCGGATCTTCCAGAAATTCGCCCAGGCCGACGCCTCCGACAGCCGTCAGCAGAGCGGTACCGGCCTGGGCCTGGCGATCAGCAAGGAACTGGTGGAACAGATGGGCGGGCAGATCGGTTTCGACTCCGTGGAAGGCCAGGGTGCTATCTTTTGGCTGGAACTGCCGCGGCTCGACGCCACCGAGGGACAGCCGTCATGA
- a CDS encoding PAS domain S-box protein, whose amino-acid sequence MSPAAKANTIHWIVVGGSLLLALLFSALGWQALREREALWQLQMTRQGELQRLAQQGSQERLREQAQILADAIAADAWVVELVRQAQVLAREGKGPRDARLGYIRNQLYTRLAPRWRSLQAGHPFRLYVHLAPSAEVLLRVHQPKVFGDHQAAGRPMLRDVLADGRSRSGLGLAPGNLGMRAVVPLQVEQADETTTVGAIEVGLGVLNDLRQLDLELDAGVALLVRHNLLESPDSGESLRGLPTRDQLWYLLDASRPEVRRWQRQRLLPTPDSGTTLKLIADDGHTYLLNQIVLSGYPYRQPHAAPAKAMALVWRDVSELFARHQEEKKRLIGKWLLAWLGAEALLLLLLFATRNGTRALMQRHQRALLDKHRQSEQARQLLTIITQAQAAYIDARNQYQVFADLLQRILELSASPYGFIGEVLHDADGPPYVRTYALRDLADQSACAEAQPARLEIRDLDSLFGQVLDSGQPQIVNSPLAPRQPSGLPTTHPPLQAAAGLPIFSRGQLVGLLGLLNRVDGYPHELIEQLHPLLATLGQLIDALRRDRQREHEQLRLQRQQGALRALNEIAALPERSSQEQLRQALHLGARFYRLPLAIISQIDDEDYRVLVQVSPDGGLQDGQRFALGETYCSLTLQSDEVLAIAHMAQSPHAGHPCYRQFALETYIGIAIWVGGRRFGTLNFSAAHAREQHFDEADREFLRLFARWVGATLERQRQAQARQALLERLNESQRIARLGHWEVDLHSGQAHWSDVIFAIFGQDPQHFSPSMTAFYQCVHPEDRELVEASQRLAEAGGGHEVVYRIARPDGAIRWIHELGRLQPDEQGRPLRLLGTVQDISDSKQRDLEIHRARSFLQAVLDSATGVSIIATDPSGLITLFNSGAERLLGYRAAEMVGRSTPALFHLESEMQQRSAELAQAEGRAVTGFEVFVHNPRRGEPETRQWTYVRKNGQTRTVHLTVSAIRDGAGEISGFLGIASDISELQQATRALQKSESRFRGMVSNLPGVVYRCDNDVEWTMRYISEEILNLCGYPASDFVDNRRRSYASLIHPDDLPDTYRIFEALARQETFELTYRLRHADGHEVWVRGKGRGEYDSQGQLLWISGFIWDISARKAVEDQLKLSQQRFSTAFSTAPQGMALVSPQGQWLEVNDELCRMLDYSREELLRTDFQHITHPDDLQADLHNVEALLQGRINAYQMEKRYLNRRGETVWVLLSVSLVRDGQGQPVHFVSQVQDFSERVAAERAIREREHYLSTLLDNILDAIVTIDQFGRIETFNRAAEQLFGYSLEQVLGQNVKLLMPEPERSAHDHYLARYRRSGEARLIGSVRELAGQRSNGEQFALELAVSQISHQGEPRFIAVIRDISERKRIERMKDDFVSTVSHELRTPLTAIAGSLGLINGGVLGEVPATMQQMLTIAQGNCQRLSALINDLLDMDKLAAGQMHFELREQALRPLLAQALEQNQPYARQLEVDLELREDADTPWVRVDAQRLLQVLANLLSNAAKFSPPGQVVELGAQPCAGGVRVSVRDRGPGVPERFKQHLFGKFSQADSTDTRTKGGTGLGLAISKAIIERMGGRIGVDSIEGQGATFWFELPVEVAT is encoded by the coding sequence ATGAGCCCAGCCGCCAAAGCCAACACCATTCACTGGATAGTGGTCGGCGGCAGCCTGCTCCTCGCCCTGCTCTTCAGCGCCCTCGGCTGGCAGGCGCTACGCGAACGGGAAGCCCTGTGGCAGTTGCAGATGACCCGCCAGGGTGAACTGCAGCGCCTGGCCCAGCAAGGCAGCCAGGAGCGCCTGCGGGAGCAGGCGCAGATACTCGCCGATGCCATCGCCGCCGACGCCTGGGTCGTGGAGCTGGTGCGCCAGGCCCAGGTGCTGGCGCGCGAGGGCAAGGGACCTCGCGACGCCCGCCTCGGTTATATCCGCAATCAGCTGTACACCCGCCTGGCGCCACGCTGGCGCAGCCTGCAAGCCGGTCACCCCTTCCGCCTCTATGTGCACCTGGCGCCCAGCGCCGAGGTGCTGCTGCGGGTACACCAGCCCAAGGTCTTCGGCGACCACCAGGCCGCCGGGCGGCCGATGCTGCGCGACGTCCTCGCCGATGGCCGCAGCCGCTCCGGCCTCGGCCTGGCGCCCGGCAACCTGGGCATGCGGGCCGTCGTGCCGCTGCAGGTGGAACAGGCCGACGAGACGACCACGGTCGGCGCCATCGAGGTGGGGCTCGGCGTGCTCAACGACCTGCGGCAGCTCGACCTGGAGCTGGACGCCGGGGTCGCCCTGCTGGTTCGTCACAACCTGCTCGAATCGCCGGACAGCGGCGAGAGCCTGCGCGGCCTGCCCACCCGGGACCAGCTCTGGTACCTGCTGGACGCCTCCCGCCCAGAGGTGCGTCGCTGGCAACGACAGCGGCTGTTGCCGACCCCGGACAGCGGCACGACCCTCAAGCTGATCGCCGATGACGGCCATACCTACCTGCTCAACCAGATCGTCCTGTCCGGCTACCCGTACCGCCAACCGCATGCCGCGCCAGCCAAGGCCATGGCCCTGGTCTGGCGCGATGTCAGCGAGCTGTTCGCCCGCCACCAGGAGGAGAAGAAGCGGCTGATCGGCAAGTGGCTGCTGGCCTGGCTGGGCGCCGAAGCCCTGCTCCTGCTGCTGCTGTTCGCCACCCGCAACGGCACCCGGGCGCTGATGCAGCGGCACCAGCGCGCGCTGCTGGACAAACACCGGCAGAGCGAGCAGGCGCGCCAGTTGCTGACCATCATTACCCAGGCCCAGGCCGCCTACATCGATGCGCGGAACCAGTACCAGGTGTTCGCCGACCTGCTGCAGCGCATCCTCGAACTGAGCGCCAGCCCCTACGGCTTTATCGGCGAGGTGCTGCACGACGCCGACGGCCCGCCCTATGTGCGCACCTATGCGCTGCGCGACCTGGCCGACCAGTCGGCGTGCGCCGAGGCCCAGCCCGCACGCCTGGAAATTCGCGACCTGGACAGCCTGTTCGGCCAGGTCCTGGACAGTGGCCAGCCACAGATCGTCAATTCGCCGCTCGCCCCCCGGCAACCCAGCGGCCTGCCGACGACGCACCCGCCCCTGCAGGCCGCCGCCGGCCTGCCGATCTTCAGCCGCGGGCAACTGGTCGGCCTGCTCGGCCTGCTCAACCGGGTCGACGGCTATCCCCACGAGCTGATCGAGCAGCTCCATCCGCTGCTCGCCACCCTCGGCCAACTGATCGATGCGCTGCGCCGCGACCGCCAGCGCGAACACGAGCAGTTGCGCCTGCAACGCCAGCAGGGCGCGCTGCGCGCCCTCAACGAGATTGCCGCACTGCCCGAACGCAGCAGTCAGGAGCAGTTGCGCCAGGCGCTGCACCTGGGCGCGCGCTTCTACCGGCTGCCGCTGGCGATCATCAGCCAGATCGACGACGAGGATTACCGGGTGCTGGTCCAGGTCTCGCCAGACGGCGGCCTGCAGGACGGCCAGCGCTTCGCCCTCGGCGAGACCTACTGCAGCCTCACCCTGCAGAGCGACGAGGTACTGGCCATCGCGCACATGGCGCAGTCGCCCCATGCCGGCCACCCCTGCTACCGGCAGTTCGCCCTGGAGACCTATATCGGCATCGCCATCTGGGTCGGCGGCCGGCGCTTCGGCACCCTCAACTTCTCCGCCGCCCACGCCCGCGAGCAGCATTTCGACGAGGCCGATAGGGAGTTCCTGCGGCTGTTCGCCCGCTGGGTCGGCGCCACCCTCGAGCGCCAGCGCCAGGCCCAGGCGCGCCAGGCGCTGCTGGAGCGCCTCAACGAATCCCAACGGATCGCCCGCCTGGGCCACTGGGAAGTCGACCTGCACAGCGGCCAGGCACACTGGTCCGATGTCATCTTCGCCATCTTCGGCCAGGACCCGCAGCACTTCAGCCCCAGCATGACGGCCTTCTACCAGTGCGTGCACCCCGAGGACCGCGAACTGGTCGAGGCCAGCCAGCGCCTGGCCGAGGCCGGCGGCGGACACGAGGTGGTCTACCGCATTGCCCGTCCCGACGGCGCAATCCGCTGGATCCACGAGCTGGGACGCCTGCAGCCGGACGAGCAGGGCCGGCCACTGCGCCTGCTCGGCACCGTACAGGACATCAGCGACAGCAAGCAGCGCGACCTGGAGATCCACCGGGCCCGCAGCTTCCTCCAGGCGGTGCTCGACTCCGCCACCGGGGTCTCGATCATCGCCACCGACCCCAGCGGCCTGATCACCCTGTTCAACTCCGGCGCCGAGCGCCTGCTCGGCTACCGGGCCGCGGAGATGGTCGGCCGCAGCACGCCGGCGCTGTTCCACCTGGAAAGCGAGATGCAACAGCGCAGCGCCGAGCTCGCCCAGGCCGAGGGGCGCGCGGTGACAGGCTTCGAGGTGTTCGTGCACAACCCGCGCCGCGGCGAACCCGAGACCCGGCAGTGGACCTATGTGCGCAAGAACGGACAGACCCGCACGGTGCACCTGACCGTCAGCGCCATCCGCGACGGCGCCGGCGAGATCAGCGGCTTTCTCGGCATCGCCAGCGACATCAGCGAACTGCAGCAGGCCACCCGTGCCCTGCAGAAGAGCGAGAGCCGTTTCCGCGGCATGGTCAGCAACCTGCCGGGGGTGGTCTACCGCTGCGACAACGATGTCGAGTGGACCATGCGCTATATCAGCGAGGAGATCCTCAACCTGTGCGGCTACCCGGCCAGCGACTTCGTCGACAACCGCCGGCGCAGCTACGCCAGCCTGATCCACCCGGACGACCTGCCGGATACCTACCGGATATTCGAGGCCCTCGCCCGCCAGGAAACCTTCGAGCTGACCTACCGCCTGCGCCATGCCGACGGCCACGAGGTCTGGGTACGCGGCAAGGGCCGCGGCGAGTACGACAGCCAGGGCCAGCTGCTGTGGATCTCCGGCTTCATCTGGGACATCAGCGCGCGCAAGGCGGTCGAGGACCAGCTCAAGCTCAGCCAGCAGCGCTTCAGCACGGCCTTCAGCACCGCCCCCCAGGGCATGGCCCTGGTCTCCCCGCAAGGCCAGTGGCTGGAGGTCAACGACGAGCTATGCCGCATGCTCGACTACAGCCGCGAGGAGCTGCTGCGCACCGACTTCCAGCACATCACCCACCCCGACGACCTGCAGGCCGACCTGCACAACGTCGAGGCCCTGCTGCAGGGGCGGATCAACGCCTACCAGATGGAGAAGCGTTACCTGAACCGGCGCGGCGAAACCGTCTGGGTCCTGCTCAGCGTCTCCCTGGTGCGCGACGGCCAGGGCCAGCCGGTGCACTTCGTCTCCCAGGTGCAGGACTTCAGCGAGCGGGTCGCCGCCGAGCGCGCCATCCGCGAACGCGAGCACTACCTGAGCACCCTGCTCGACAACATCCTCGACGCCATCGTCACCATCGATCAGTTCGGCCGCATCGAGACCTTCAACCGCGCCGCCGAGCAGCTGTTCGGCTACAGCCTGGAGCAGGTGCTGGGACAGAACGTCAAGCTGCTGATGCCGGAACCCGAGCGCTCGGCCCACGACCACTACCTGGCGCGCTACCGCCGCAGCGGCGAGGCGCGCCTGATCGGCAGCGTGCGCGAACTGGCCGGACAGCGCAGCAACGGCGAGCAGTTCGCCCTGGAGCTGGCCGTGTCGCAGATCAGTCACCAGGGCGAACCGCGCTTTATCGCGGTGATCCGCGACATCAGCGAGCGCAAGCGCATCGAGCGGATGAAGGACGACTTCGTCTCCACCGTCAGCCACGAGCTGCGCACCCCGCTGACCGCCATCGCCGGCTCCCTCGGCCTGATCAACGGCGGCGTGCTGGGCGAGGTGCCCGCCACCATGCAGCAGATGCTGACGATCGCCCAGGGCAACTGCCAGCGCCTCAGCGCGCTGATCAACGACCTGCTGGACATGGACAAGCTGGCCGCCGGGCAGATGCACTTCGAGCTGCGCGAGCAGGCCCTGCGGCCCCTGCTCGCGCAGGCCCTGGAGCAGAACCAGCCCTATGCCCGGCAGCTGGAGGTCGACCTCGAGCTGCGCGAGGACGCCGACACGCCCTGGGTGCGGGTCGACGCGCAGCGCCTGCTGCAGGTGCTGGCCAACCTGCTGTCCAATGCGGCGAAGTTCTCCCCTCCCGGCCAGGTGGTCGAGCTGGGCGCGCAGCCCTGCGCGGGCGGCGTGCGGGTCAGCGTGCGCGACCGCGGGCCGGGGGTGCCGGAACGCTTCAAGCAGCACCTGTTCGGCAAGTTCTCCCAGGCCGACTCCACCGATACCCGCACCAAGGGCGGCACCGGCCTCGGCCTGGCCATCAGCAAGGCGATCATCGAACGCATGGGCGGGCGCATCGGCGTCGACTCGATCGAGGGCCAGGGCGCCACCTTCTGGTTCGAGCTGCCGGTGGAGGTCGCGACATGA